The window CAAGACCGTTCCGAAGCCTAGACTCCTGGTTCACACATGAAGGGTTTCTGAGGATGGTGAAGGATGAGTGGAGGAACTTGGGTGATGAACAGTTTACTAGTAAGCTGAAGGCGTTGACGGTTCCGCTGAGGAGATGGCACAAGGACAATTTCGGAGACATTGACAATAGGATAAAGAAATTCGAGGAGGAAATTAAGAAGATTGATGACGTGGTTAGTGCTGGCAGTCATGATGGAACATTGGAGGCTAGAAGGAAGGCTCTTGTGACTTGCTGTGCGAAGTGGTATGCCAGAAAGAAGGTTCATTGGAAGCAAATATCCCGATCTCAACATGCTAGGGACATGGACAAGAACACCAGATACTTCCATAATATAGCATCGGCTAGAAGAAGGAACAACAGAATCGAGTCCTTGGTAATTAATGGCAGAGTAGTGAGGAACCAGGCCAGAATAAAAGTTGCAATTACAGGTTACTATAAAGAACTATATCGATAGGAGCTCTATCTAAGGGTTGGAATCCGTGATGGGTTGGTAAGGAGGATTAATGAGGAGGAAGCAGAAGAGCTAGAGGTGATACCATCACCCGAAGAAGTTCGAGAGGCAGTTTGGGATTGTGGGTCCAGTAAAGCGCCAGGTATTGATTGCTACAatatgaacttcataaagaaatGTTGGGGTGAGATTGGCCAAGAGTTTACTGCAGCTATTCTGGATTTTTTCCAAAGTGCGAAGCTACCAATAGATGCCAACGTAACATGGGTGGCGCTAGCTCCGAAATTTGTGGGAGCTAAGGAAATTAAAGATTTAAGGCCAATTAGCATGGTTGGTTGTGTC is drawn from Arachis hypogaea cultivar Tifrunner chromosome 12, arahy.Tifrunner.gnm2.J5K5, whole genome shotgun sequence and contains these coding sequences:
- the LOC140176587 gene encoding uncharacterized protein, with product MWDDLLFKRLNCYKGDGWLCVQGMLTKNNFNCAFCLVYGAHIRNEKLMMWEELCYIVGLCQVPFCFMGDFNEILKLEERKGAASLPASAEDFKEWVQDLQLVDLPLTDRKFTLFREDARLSAGPRPFRSLDSWFTHEGFLRMVKDEWRNLGDEQFTSKLKALTVPLRRWHKDNFGDIDNRIKKFEEEIKKIDDVVSAGSHDGTLEARRKALVTCCAKWYARKKVHWKQISRSQHARDMDKNTRYFHNIASARRRNNRIESLELYLRVGIRDGLVRRINEEEAEELEVIPSPEEVREAVWDCGSSKAPGIDCYNMNFIKKCWGEIGQEFTAAILDFFQSAKLPIDANVTWVALAPKFVGAKEIKDLRPISMVGCVYKVISKILVRRMRSVMPGLVGETQSAFVKGRKIHDGALITCETVQWLKSRKKQAAIIKLDF